A region from the Salidesulfovibrio onnuriiensis genome encodes:
- the tpiA gene encoding triose-phosphate isomerase, with product MKKLMAANWKMYKTWDEAKATARELADLVGALPDDREVLIFPPFTALKGVSDELASVKGFSTGGQDYYIQEEGAFTGEISPKMLKDCGAAFGLTGHSERRHVLGETDEYIGKKTAYGIASGLKVVLCVGELIEERKAGKVEEVVERQIREGLKDVPREIEAEQIAIAYEPVWAIGTGEVAGPEEIVEAHAFCRKILVDLFGEKGNEIRVLYGGSVKPENCSQIISLDNVDGVLVGGASLKGESFSKIVLA from the coding sequence ATGAAGAAATTGATGGCAGCCAACTGGAAGATGTACAAGACCTGGGACGAGGCAAAAGCCACGGCCCGTGAACTCGCCGACCTGGTGGGAGCTCTTCCCGACGATCGTGAAGTTCTTATTTTCCCGCCGTTTACGGCTTTGAAGGGTGTTTCCGATGAACTGGCCTCCGTGAAGGGCTTCTCCACGGGCGGACAGGATTACTACATCCAGGAAGAGGGCGCATTTACCGGCGAGATCTCTCCCAAGATGCTCAAGGACTGCGGTGCCGCCTTTGGTCTGACCGGTCATTCCGAGCGTCGTCATGTGTTGGGTGAAACCGATGAGTACATCGGCAAGAAGACCGCATATGGCATTGCTTCCGGTCTCAAGGTTGTGCTCTGCGTGGGCGAGCTGATCGAGGAACGCAAGGCCGGCAAGGTCGAGGAAGTGGTGGAACGCCAGATCCGTGAAGGCCTCAAGGATGTGCCCCGGGAGATCGAAGCCGAGCAGATCGCCATTGCCTACGAGCCTGTCTGGGCCATTGGCACCGGTGAAGTGGCCGGTCCCGAGGAGATTGTGGAAGCCCATGCTTTCTGCCGAAAAATCCTGGTTGACCTCTTCGGAGAAAAGGGTAATGAAATCAGGGTGCTCTACGGCGGCAGCGTCAAGCCTGAGAATTGTTCTCAGATTATTTCCCTTGACAATGTCGACGGAGTGTTGGTAGGAGGCGCGAGCTTGAAGGGCGAAAG